In Sphingobium sp. B2D3C, a genomic segment contains:
- a CDS encoding N-acyl amino acid synthase FeeM domain-containing protein yields MSASLAEPHGGLLSVRRIPSACGQRLRTIDVRLADRPDLREQAHDLLNRMYGSRGYGMAHLLPDNGDHQAVFTAALEDAVIATLTLTVDSPAGLSTDQTFRMELDALREAPGARLCELTKFAVDPMTKSPSVLAGLFHVIFIYGMQRFDCTDLVIEVHPRHVRYYEAMLGFDRLGPPKMDESVSWWPKDTPVQLMRLKVCDVADQINRFAGRADKIGRSLYPYFFSRDEEQDVARRVARLWDRDAGCAEPRSRNGMSGTFWRSAA; encoded by the coding sequence GTGTCCGCCTCTTTGGCGGAACCGCACGGCGGGTTGCTGTCCGTGCGCCGTATCCCGTCTGCCTGCGGCCAGCGGCTGCGCACCATCGATGTCCGGCTGGCCGATCGGCCGGACCTGCGCGAGCAGGCGCATGATCTCCTGAACCGCATGTATGGATCGCGCGGTTATGGCATGGCGCATCTGCTCCCCGACAATGGCGATCACCAGGCCGTCTTCACGGCAGCGCTGGAAGATGCCGTAATCGCCACGCTCACCTTGACGGTGGACTCACCAGCCGGCCTTTCGACCGATCAGACGTTCCGCATGGAACTGGATGCCTTGCGCGAGGCGCCCGGTGCCCGCCTTTGCGAACTCACCAAGTTCGCGGTCGACCCGATGACCAAGTCCCCCTCCGTCCTTGCGGGGCTTTTTCATGTCATCTTCATTTACGGTATGCAGCGCTTCGATTGCACGGATCTGGTGATCGAGGTGCATCCACGCCATGTGCGCTATTATGAGGCCATGCTCGGTTTCGACCGGCTTGGCCCGCCGAAGATGGATGAGTCCGTCTCCTGGTGGCCCAAAGATACACCGGTACAGCTGATGCGCCTCAAGGTCTGCGATGTCGCCGACCAGATCAATCGCTTTGCCGGCCGCGCCGACAAGATCGGCCGCTCGCTCTACCCCTATTTCTTCTCGCGCGATGAGGAGCAGGACGTCGCACGGCGCGTCGCGCGCTTGTGGGACAGGGATGCGGGTTGCGCAGAACCGCGCAGCCGCAATGGCATGAGCGGCACCTTCTGGCGCAGCGCCGCCTGA